Proteins encoded in a region of the Haloarcula sp. CBA1129 genome:
- the larC gene encoding nickel pincer cofactor biosynthesis protein LarC, which translates to MRTLAFDGRMGAAGDMLLGALLAAGADREALSPVEDALAIEYAVSEVDRCGIAATRVEVLLTDADSDGKSHGHSEGHGYATDEHSHSHGHDHSHGDHDHTHAEGHGPSRTYAEVVELVEEMDLPAGVRSDALAIFEILGAAEASVHGTDLDDTHFHEVGADDAIADIVGACLLLDDLNPERVVTTPLSTGGGTVEMSHGSYPVPTPAVVEIAERADWSLQGGPIDRELTTPTGAAILAHIAAGTESLPPLDIDASGYGAGGWNLDDRPNVLRALVGDGTGRLRRDEITVLETNVDDAPPEVLGDLQRSLSEVGARDVSIVPTTMKKSRPGHIVKVICRPEDAERVARRLAEETGTLGVRESGAGHRWVADREYETVSLSIDGEEFDVTVKIASDTDGTVFDVSAEYDDAAAVADATGLPVREVMQRAEQMVRG; encoded by the coding sequence ATGCGAACACTCGCTTTCGACGGCCGGATGGGTGCTGCCGGCGATATGCTGCTTGGCGCGCTACTGGCTGCCGGGGCTGACCGTGAGGCCCTGTCGCCGGTCGAGGACGCGCTTGCTATCGAGTACGCCGTCTCCGAAGTGGACCGCTGTGGCATCGCCGCCACGCGTGTCGAGGTACTGCTGACCGACGCTGACAGCGACGGCAAGTCACACGGTCACAGCGAGGGACACGGCTACGCTACGGACGAGCACTCACATTCCCACGGTCACGACCATAGCCACGGTGACCACGACCACACCCACGCCGAGGGCCACGGGCCGAGCCGAACGTACGCCGAGGTCGTCGAACTCGTCGAGGAGATGGACCTGCCGGCGGGCGTCAGGTCGGACGCGCTGGCGATTTTCGAGATACTCGGTGCGGCCGAAGCGTCGGTCCACGGAACGGATCTCGACGACACACACTTCCACGAGGTCGGTGCTGACGACGCCATCGCTGACATCGTTGGGGCCTGTCTCCTGCTGGATGACCTCAATCCCGAGCGGGTCGTGACGACGCCGCTATCGACCGGTGGCGGCACCGTAGAGATGAGCCACGGCAGCTACCCGGTCCCGACTCCCGCGGTAGTCGAAATTGCCGAACGGGCCGACTGGTCGTTGCAGGGCGGCCCCATCGACAGGGAACTGACAACGCCGACCGGCGCGGCGATTCTCGCACACATCGCTGCGGGAACTGAATCACTGCCGCCGCTCGATATCGACGCGTCGGGCTACGGTGCTGGCGGCTGGAACCTCGACGACCGTCCCAACGTTTTGCGGGCGCTAGTCGGTGACGGGACGGGACGGCTCCGTCGCGACGAAATCACGGTCCTCGAAACGAACGTCGACGATGCCCCACCCGAGGTGCTGGGGGACCTCCAGCGCTCGCTCTCGGAGGTCGGCGCACGCGACGTGTCGATAGTGCCGACAACGATGAAGAAGTCCCGCCCCGGCCACATCGTCAAGGTCATCTGCAGACCGGAGGACGCCGAGCGGGTCGCGCGTCGTCTCGCCGAGGAAACCGGGACACTCGGCGTCCGCGAGTCCGGGGCCGGTCACCGTTGGGTCGCCGACCGGGAGTACGAGACGGTTTCCCTCTCTATCGACGGCGAGGAGTTCGATGTCACGGTCAAGATCGCAAGCGACACCGACGGCACGGTGTTCGACGTGAGTGCAGAGTACGACGACGCCGCGGCTGTCGCGGACGCGACCGGACTCCCCGTCCGCGAAGTGATGCAGCGGGCCGAACAGATGGTCCGAGGGTAG